One genomic segment of Erysipelotrichaceae bacterium 66202529 includes these proteins:
- a CDS encoding DUF2493 domain-containing protein: protein MNNKEVRIIVAGGRDFNDYDLLSSVLTEYMASCEAVIVSGTAKGADRLGERFASDSGFEIRRFPADWDKHGKSAGIIRNREMADYAGEAIGVLFAFWDGKSRGTKHMISTAKKRGLEVHIIKY from the coding sequence ATGAATAATAAAGAGGTTCGTATAATTGTAGCTGGTGGTAGAGATTTCAATGATTACGATTTACTGTCCTCAGTTCTTACAGAATATATGGCTTCTTGTGAAGCAGTCATTGTTTCAGGTACTGCTAAAGGGGCTGATAGATTAGGAGAACGCTTCGCATCAGATAGTGGATTTGAAATTCGTCGTTTTCCTGCTGATTGGGATAAACATGGAAAGTCGGCAGGCATAATTCGTAATCGTGAGATGGCTGATTATGCAGGAGAAGCTATCGGGGTACTTTTCGCTTTTTGGGATGGAAAATCAAGAGGCACAAAACATATGATTTCTACTGCTAAGAAACGCGGATTAGAGGTTCATATTATTAAATATTAA